From a single Microbacterium murale genomic region:
- a CDS encoding ABC transporter ATP-binding protein, whose amino-acid sequence MIRIDHTYWTYPHAEQPSLRDLDLHVVPGEFVILCGASGSGKSTALRLMNGLIPHFHDDGILAGIVTVDGLITADAELDAIGLLTGTVLQHPRRQFFTDSVPEEVAFAMENFGVEPEEIRTRVTKAVVDLSAGVPVGQRLRDLSGGQQQQVAIVAATAHWPRILLLDEPSSNLSADAVRRLTVTLADLKARGVTIVVAEHRIRYLEDLVDRVIVMRDGAIDVEWTAAQFRAVPDEELAREGLRGVVAAVDLPVVPASGPSIAGGVDASDVPEAELELEAIRCHLGGRAVLDIDRIAFSAGTVTAIRGVNGAGKTTLARVVTGLQRSTGVVRLDGKVLGARARQRASAIVMQDVQRQLFTDSVQAEIHLAAAHSRAPQTEEILDALDLTAFAERHPLSLSGGQQQRLVVAAVRVAGRRIVVFDEPSSGVDRRHLQSISDQIRRVADDGAIVLLISHDDDLLALTADCQLTLAPAIPDSVSDVTATTAQDMSSKEIR is encoded by the coding sequence ATGATCCGCATAGACCACACCTACTGGACTTATCCACACGCCGAGCAGCCGAGCCTGCGCGACCTCGACCTGCATGTCGTCCCCGGCGAGTTCGTGATTCTGTGCGGTGCGTCAGGGTCCGGCAAATCCACTGCCCTGAGGCTCATGAACGGTCTCATCCCGCATTTCCACGACGACGGCATCCTCGCCGGCATCGTCACCGTCGACGGGCTGATCACCGCTGACGCGGAACTCGATGCGATTGGCCTCCTCACCGGGACGGTGCTGCAGCATCCCCGGCGTCAGTTCTTCACCGACAGCGTCCCGGAAGAGGTCGCCTTCGCAATGGAGAACTTCGGCGTCGAACCCGAGGAGATCCGGACCAGGGTCACCAAGGCGGTCGTGGACCTCTCCGCAGGCGTGCCGGTCGGACAGCGGTTGCGGGATCTGTCCGGCGGGCAGCAGCAGCAGGTCGCGATCGTCGCCGCGACCGCGCACTGGCCCCGCATCCTCCTGCTCGACGAGCCCAGCTCGAACCTCTCAGCCGACGCCGTGCGCCGGCTGACGGTCACCCTTGCAGACCTCAAAGCCAGGGGAGTGACGATCGTGGTCGCCGAGCACCGCATCCGCTACCTGGAGGACCTCGTCGACCGCGTGATCGTCATGCGTGACGGTGCGATCGACGTCGAATGGACCGCCGCTCAGTTCCGCGCAGTGCCGGACGAGGAGCTTGCGCGTGAGGGGCTGCGGGGAGTCGTGGCCGCGGTCGATCTGCCCGTCGTCCCGGCCTCCGGACCAAGCATCGCCGGTGGCGTCGACGCGTCCGATGTTCCCGAAGCCGAGCTCGAACTCGAGGCGATCCGCTGTCACCTCGGCGGGCGCGCGGTGCTCGATATCGACCGCATCGCGTTCTCCGCCGGTACGGTCACCGCGATTCGCGGCGTCAACGGCGCAGGAAAGACCACCCTCGCCCGGGTAGTGACTGGCCTGCAGCGCAGCACCGGCGTCGTACGCCTCGACGGAAAGGTACTGGGCGCCAGAGCGCGGCAGCGGGCGAGCGCGATCGTCATGCAAGACGTGCAGCGTCAGCTGTTCACCGACAGCGTTCAGGCCGAGATCCACCTCGCCGCCGCCCACAGCCGGGCACCTCAGACGGAGGAGATCCTCGACGCCCTCGACCTCACTGCTTTCGCCGAACGGCATCCGCTGTCACTGTCCGGCGGTCAGCAGCAGCGCCTCGTCGTCGCGGCCGTCCGCGTCGCCGGCCGCCGGATCGTCGTCTTCGACGAGCCGAGCTCCGGCGTCGATCGCCGCCACCTGCAGTCCATTTCCGACCAGATCCGCCGCGTCGCCGACGACGGCGCCATCGTCCTGCTCATCAGCCACGACGACGACCTCCTC